A genomic region of Anas platyrhynchos isolate ZD024472 breed Pekin duck chromosome 19, IASCAAS_PekinDuck_T2T, whole genome shotgun sequence contains the following coding sequences:
- the TBC1D16 gene encoding TBC1 domain family member 16 isoform X1 encodes MSLGRLLRRASSKASDLLTLNPGGSSSSSSILDGEIIYSKNNVCVHPPELLQGIGEHHPGYLCLYMEKDELLGTTLILAWVPNSRIQRQDEEALRYITPESSPVRKAPRKRGRHTQGFSIVQQASPPEQKGAVILKEDILTASQLVKDGAYISSPSSEGEKLSQCCPAADGTHSSPQPAHSDSGILSTISSQDEQNRSELSVEGTEEGLDCRPELGEDEGSLELSADDVSRDSTFDSDSDAFSSPFCLSPISEALGKSSSSVFLDNESRDTCDNRTTCSTSSASSLDTSAQSQENNGQTQSARWDEQQKVFALEQICGVFRVDLGQMRSLRLFFSDEACTCGQLVVASRESQYKIFHFHHGGLDKLSEVFQQWKYCTETHLKDQQLTDEKTCMQFSIRRPKLPSLETHPEENTYRRLDVSAWLNHLNESGQVEEEYKLQKAIFFGGIDISIRGEVWPFLLHYYSYESTSEEREALRVQKRKEYFEIQEKRLSMTPDEQKDFWRKVQFTVDKDVVRTDRSNQFFRGEDNPNVETMRRILLNYAVFNPTIGYSQGMSDLVAPILAEVLDESDTFWCFVGLMQNTIFISSPRDEDMEKQLMYLRELLRLMHPRFYQHLSSLGEDGLQMLFCHRWILLCFKREFPDAEALRMWEACWAHYQTDYFHLFICVAIVVIYGDDVIEQQLATDQMLLHFSNLAMHMNGELVLRKARSLLYQFHLLPRIPCSLHDLCKLCGTGMWDSGFIPAVECSGHHPESESCPYGGLAEESSPKPGSEGKRGSRTRDVFAFRK; translated from the exons ATGTCTCTGGGGCGACTCCTCCGACGTGCCTCTTCTAAAGCTTCTGACCTCCTGACCCTGAATCCTGGTGGTAGCAGCAGTTCATCTTCCATACTTGACGGGGAGATTATCTACTCCAAGAACAATGTCTGCGTCCACCCACCTGAGCTGCTGCAAGGCATCGGGGAGCACCATCCAG GCTATTTGTGCTTGTACATGGAGAAGGATGAGCTGCTCGGCACCACGCTTATCCTCGCCTGGGTCCCAAACTCCCGCATTCAGAGGCAGGATGAAGAAGCCCTGCGCTACATCACTCCCGAGAGCTCCCCTGTCCGGAAAGCTCCCCGCAAGCGTGGTCGCCACACTCAGGGTTTCAGCATTGTCCAGCAGGCTTCTCCCCCTGAGCAGAAAGGGGCAGTGATCCTGAAAGAAGACATCTTGACTGCATCGCAGCTCGTAAAAGATGGGGCTTACATCAGTTCCCCTTCTTCAGAAGGGGAGAAGCTgtcccagtgctgcccagccgcagatggcacccacagctccccgCAGCCTGCCCACAGTGACTCAGGAATCCTCTCGACAATCAGTTCTCAGGACGAGCAGAACAGGTCGGAGCTGTCGGTGGAGGGGACGGAGGAAGGTCTGGACTGCAGGCCGGAGCTGGGGGAGGATGAGGGCTCCTTGGAGCTGTCTGCTGATGATGTGAGCAGGGACAGTACTTTTGACTCTGATTCTGATGCCTTCTCTTCCCCGTTCTGCCTCTCTCCCATTAGCGAAGCCCTTGGGAAAAGCAGTAGTTCAGTATTTCTGGATAATGAAAGCAG GGACACGTGTGACAACCGcaccacctgctccaccagctccGCGTCCAGCCTCGACACCAGTGCCCAGTCCCAGGAGAACAACGGGCAAACGCAGAGCGCCAGGTGGGATGAGCAGCAGAAGGTCTTTGCCCTCGAGCAGATCTGCGGTGTCTTCAGAGTGGACCTGGGACAGATGAGATCCCTGCGCCTTTTCTTTAG CGATGAGGCCTGCACCTGTGGACAACTGGTTGTTGCAAGCCGGGAGAGTCAGTACAAGATCTTCCATTTTCACCATGGTGGCCTGGATAAGCTGTCGGAGGTGTTCCAGCAGTGGAAGTACTGCACAGAGACCCATCTCAAGGACCAG CAGCTTACTGATGAGAAAACGTGCATGCAATTCTCCATCCGTCGTCCTAAGCTGCCTTCCTTGGAGACCCACCCGGAGGAGAACACCTACAGGCGTCTGGACGTGTCTGCCTGGCTCAATCACCTGAACGAATCTGGGCAGGTGGAGGAGGAGTACAAGCTGCAGAAG GCCATTTTCTTCGGTGGGATTGATATTTCCATCCGTGGGGAGGTGTGGCCCTTCCTGCTGCACTACTACAGCTATGAGTCCACCTCTGAAGAGAGGGAGGCGCTGAGAGtacagaagaggaaagaataCTTTGAGATCCAGGAGAAAAG GCTTTCAATGACTCCAGATGAGCAGAAGGATTTCTGGCGTAAAGTACAGTTCACGGTAGACAAAGATGTTGTGAGGACTGACCGCAGCAACCAGTTCTTTCGAGGGGAGGACAACCCAAATGTGGAAACAATGAG GAGGATCTTGCTGAACTATGCAGTATTTAACCCAACAATTGGATATTCCCAAGGAATGTCTGACCTGGTAGCCCCAATCCTGGCAGAGGTCCTAGATGAGTCGGATACATTCTGGTGCTTTGTGGGATTGATGCAGAACACCATCTTCATCAGCTCACCCCGGGATGAGGATATGGAGAAACAACTG ATGTACCTGCGGGAGCTGCTGCGGCTCATGCACCCACGCTTCTACCAGCACCTTTCTTCCTTGGGAGAGGATGGCCTGCAGATGCTTTTCTGTCACCGCTGGATCCTGCTCTGTTTTAAACGGGAGTTTCCCGACGCTGAGGCGTTGCGCATGTGGGAGGCGTGCTGGGCTCACTACCAG aCGGACTACTTCCACCTCTTCATCTGCGTGGCCATCGTGGTGATTTACGGGGACGATGTCATTGAGCAGCAGCTGGCCACTGACCAGATGCTGCTGCACTTCAGCAACCTGGCTATGCACATGAACGGAGAACTCGTGCTCAGGAAG GCGAGGAGCCTGCTCTATCAGTTCCACCTGTTACCCCGCATCCCCTGCAGCCTGCACGACCTGTGCAAGCTGTGCGGGACAGGAATGTGGGACAGCGGCTTCATCCCCGCCGTGGAGTGCTCTGGCCATCACCCAGAGTCTGAGAGCTGCCCGTACGGGGGGCTGGCGGAAGAGTCTTCTCCTAAACCAGGAAGCGAAGGCAAGAGAGGCTCGAGAACACGGGACGTCTTCGCCTTCCGAAAATAG
- the TBC1D16 gene encoding TBC1 domain family member 16 isoform X2, which yields MSLGRLLRRASSKASDLLTLNPGGSSSSSSILDGEIIYSKNNVCVHPPELLQGIGEHHPGYLCLYMEKDELLGTTLILAWVPNSRIQRQDEEALRYITPESSPVRKAPRKRGRHTQGFSIVQQASPPEQKGAVILKEDILTASQLVKDGAYISSPSSEGEKLSQCCPAADGTHSSPQPAHSDSGILSTISSQDEQNRSELSVEGTEEGLDCRPELGEDEGSLELSADDVSRDSTFDSDSDAFSSPFCLSPISEALGKSSSSVFLDNESRDTCDNRTTCSTSSASSLDTSAQSQENNGQTQSARWDEQQKVFALEQICGVFRVDLGQMRSLRLFFSDEACTCGQLVVASRESQYKIFHFHHGGLDKLSEVFQQWKYCTETHLKDQLTDEKTCMQFSIRRPKLPSLETHPEENTYRRLDVSAWLNHLNESGQVEEEYKLQKAIFFGGIDISIRGEVWPFLLHYYSYESTSEEREALRVQKRKEYFEIQEKRLSMTPDEQKDFWRKVQFTVDKDVVRTDRSNQFFRGEDNPNVETMRRILLNYAVFNPTIGYSQGMSDLVAPILAEVLDESDTFWCFVGLMQNTIFISSPRDEDMEKQLMYLRELLRLMHPRFYQHLSSLGEDGLQMLFCHRWILLCFKREFPDAEALRMWEACWAHYQTDYFHLFICVAIVVIYGDDVIEQQLATDQMLLHFSNLAMHMNGELVLRKARSLLYQFHLLPRIPCSLHDLCKLCGTGMWDSGFIPAVECSGHHPESESCPYGGLAEESSPKPGSEGKRGSRTRDVFAFRK from the exons ATGTCTCTGGGGCGACTCCTCCGACGTGCCTCTTCTAAAGCTTCTGACCTCCTGACCCTGAATCCTGGTGGTAGCAGCAGTTCATCTTCCATACTTGACGGGGAGATTATCTACTCCAAGAACAATGTCTGCGTCCACCCACCTGAGCTGCTGCAAGGCATCGGGGAGCACCATCCAG GCTATTTGTGCTTGTACATGGAGAAGGATGAGCTGCTCGGCACCACGCTTATCCTCGCCTGGGTCCCAAACTCCCGCATTCAGAGGCAGGATGAAGAAGCCCTGCGCTACATCACTCCCGAGAGCTCCCCTGTCCGGAAAGCTCCCCGCAAGCGTGGTCGCCACACTCAGGGTTTCAGCATTGTCCAGCAGGCTTCTCCCCCTGAGCAGAAAGGGGCAGTGATCCTGAAAGAAGACATCTTGACTGCATCGCAGCTCGTAAAAGATGGGGCTTACATCAGTTCCCCTTCTTCAGAAGGGGAGAAGCTgtcccagtgctgcccagccgcagatggcacccacagctccccgCAGCCTGCCCACAGTGACTCAGGAATCCTCTCGACAATCAGTTCTCAGGACGAGCAGAACAGGTCGGAGCTGTCGGTGGAGGGGACGGAGGAAGGTCTGGACTGCAGGCCGGAGCTGGGGGAGGATGAGGGCTCCTTGGAGCTGTCTGCTGATGATGTGAGCAGGGACAGTACTTTTGACTCTGATTCTGATGCCTTCTCTTCCCCGTTCTGCCTCTCTCCCATTAGCGAAGCCCTTGGGAAAAGCAGTAGTTCAGTATTTCTGGATAATGAAAGCAG GGACACGTGTGACAACCGcaccacctgctccaccagctccGCGTCCAGCCTCGACACCAGTGCCCAGTCCCAGGAGAACAACGGGCAAACGCAGAGCGCCAGGTGGGATGAGCAGCAGAAGGTCTTTGCCCTCGAGCAGATCTGCGGTGTCTTCAGAGTGGACCTGGGACAGATGAGATCCCTGCGCCTTTTCTTTAG CGATGAGGCCTGCACCTGTGGACAACTGGTTGTTGCAAGCCGGGAGAGTCAGTACAAGATCTTCCATTTTCACCATGGTGGCCTGGATAAGCTGTCGGAGGTGTTCCAGCAGTGGAAGTACTGCACAGAGACCCATCTCAAGGACCAG CTTACTGATGAGAAAACGTGCATGCAATTCTCCATCCGTCGTCCTAAGCTGCCTTCCTTGGAGACCCACCCGGAGGAGAACACCTACAGGCGTCTGGACGTGTCTGCCTGGCTCAATCACCTGAACGAATCTGGGCAGGTGGAGGAGGAGTACAAGCTGCAGAAG GCCATTTTCTTCGGTGGGATTGATATTTCCATCCGTGGGGAGGTGTGGCCCTTCCTGCTGCACTACTACAGCTATGAGTCCACCTCTGAAGAGAGGGAGGCGCTGAGAGtacagaagaggaaagaataCTTTGAGATCCAGGAGAAAAG GCTTTCAATGACTCCAGATGAGCAGAAGGATTTCTGGCGTAAAGTACAGTTCACGGTAGACAAAGATGTTGTGAGGACTGACCGCAGCAACCAGTTCTTTCGAGGGGAGGACAACCCAAATGTGGAAACAATGAG GAGGATCTTGCTGAACTATGCAGTATTTAACCCAACAATTGGATATTCCCAAGGAATGTCTGACCTGGTAGCCCCAATCCTGGCAGAGGTCCTAGATGAGTCGGATACATTCTGGTGCTTTGTGGGATTGATGCAGAACACCATCTTCATCAGCTCACCCCGGGATGAGGATATGGAGAAACAACTG ATGTACCTGCGGGAGCTGCTGCGGCTCATGCACCCACGCTTCTACCAGCACCTTTCTTCCTTGGGAGAGGATGGCCTGCAGATGCTTTTCTGTCACCGCTGGATCCTGCTCTGTTTTAAACGGGAGTTTCCCGACGCTGAGGCGTTGCGCATGTGGGAGGCGTGCTGGGCTCACTACCAG aCGGACTACTTCCACCTCTTCATCTGCGTGGCCATCGTGGTGATTTACGGGGACGATGTCATTGAGCAGCAGCTGGCCACTGACCAGATGCTGCTGCACTTCAGCAACCTGGCTATGCACATGAACGGAGAACTCGTGCTCAGGAAG GCGAGGAGCCTGCTCTATCAGTTCCACCTGTTACCCCGCATCCCCTGCAGCCTGCACGACCTGTGCAAGCTGTGCGGGACAGGAATGTGGGACAGCGGCTTCATCCCCGCCGTGGAGTGCTCTGGCCATCACCCAGAGTCTGAGAGCTGCCCGTACGGGGGGCTGGCGGAAGAGTCTTCTCCTAAACCAGGAAGCGAAGGCAAGAGAGGCTCGAGAACACGGGACGTCTTCGCCTTCCGAAAATAG